From the Sphingobacteruim zhuxiongii genome, the window TAATCCTTTCAGCGTCCATAAATCCATTTGAGCCATTTAGTAGTATAAAACTTAAAGCGATTAAGAGTGCGATATTGAATACGACAAGTGTATAAAACGGAATTTTAAAAGTTTTTGATGTTGTTTGCATGGTTTAAAAATATATTTAGATTGATGATGTATGCTGTTTTTTTATCCTTCGTATATGTGAAATTCTGTTACCGTTATGAAATAACCATCGGGGTCCCTGAACGAGAATTCCTGTCTGCGTGAATTTTTATTTAGGTGAATTTCTTCTTCAATAGCCCATTCGATTTCTTCGAGGTTATGCTTCACTTTCTTCCAATCAGAAGTCCTAAAATAAAGTAACAAGCCATTTCCTGCTGTTAAACTTTGGTTTCTCATCGTTGGGTGACCGTCCCTTTCCCAAGCGCGCAGGCAAAGCACAATTTCATTGTCTTTATTCGTCAGAACGGAAAATGGACTCTATCGTGTACTATGTTGAACCCAAATATGTTACTATACCATGCAGCACTTACTTCAACATCTTTTACGGCAATCATTGGATCAAGTTTTGTCATTTTGTTTTCTATTTATTGTTTATGGCGTATGTTAATTGTTTTGTTAAGCTTTAACAGCAGGCATAATTTTTAAAATATAATAAATCAACGATTCCTGAAAAGTGTCATCGTAAGTTTGAGAAAGTATAGTTGGAGATCAATCGACAGAATATTATTTTGTTGGTCTATATGTTGATCCAGCCGAGAGAGGGAACAAGACTTTAAACTGTCATTGGTCATAAAGCCCCTTGAGGATGCTAGTCCCCCTCTCTTATCCTTATTCAAACTTGCTGCTATTAAGTTCTTTTTGACTCCCGACTTAATTATCTGTTTGGTGTTTTTAATATGCTTCTTAGCCGATGGTTTCGCCAATGGAACTTTAACCTCAAGGGTAAGGTAATCATAAAAATGATCACCGAAGGTCGGGGCGATTTTATTTAGTGCTAAATCTTTGGCTCTGTATTTACGCACTAAAAATGATTCCTCCTTCTTTTTTGTTGTGAGCCAATGTTTGAGTGTTTCATAAGAGCGGAGTCCTTTATCTGCCATTTTTTCGAAGCGCTCGATAAACTCGTCAAATGCATACAAAATGGTATCTTTTCCTTTTTCAGATTGCTCTTGCTTAGCCTTTGCTTCCGTCTTTCCCAGGTAGGCATTCTTTACCATATCGGGTGTTACCCGAGCTACGTGAGTTTGTAAAGCATTGAAATGCCGATCTAAATCAACCTGAGGTTGAATAATTTTGGAGTTTATAGTCTTGTAAGAAGGCTCTGTTTTTTTTACCCGCTTGGATTTAATATCCCAGTCTTTTGGGTTAATTTTTACTCCTAGAGATATCTCCTTAGAAATACCACAGATGGTCACTCGGATGTACAAAGGTGTTACATCATTTTACGCGTGACTTCTGCGTATCCACAGCAGAAGCTCCATGTTTTGTTTGATTTTCATCATCCCACATTAAAAGGTTAACAAATAATTATTTGAGAGTCCTTTTGTCCAAATCGCCTCATTAAACCCGTCTAATTCGGTGACCTTAATTTACTATTTAAAATAAGTCACCGAATAGGTCACCGAATTGTATGCTATAGAATGATATTAAATGAATCGCTTTTTTGTAAAAATCGCAGAAAACAGAGGCGTTTAATGCAAAAAGGCGCAATTTCTTGAGCCTTTTGTGACCCCGCTGAGGCTCGAACTCAGGACCCACAGATTAAGAGTCTGTTGCTCTACCAACTGAGCTACGAAGTCGTTTGATGTGTCAAAGGTACAAGACATCACAAAAAAATCAAATAAAATATCATCTTTTTTGAGCTTTTCTGACAATCTCATTATTTACCTAACCAAACGCTTTCCGAACCTTAACCCAACTTCCCCAAAAAAGACGTATCCCCACCTACACAATTCCTTTGAGATTGCTTCGGACCTCAACCCTTCGTGTTCAACAAAAATCCGCAGCAGCACAATAAGTGCCTGTATTCAACAATTCTAAAATCTTTTTCTTTTCAAAAACTGCTCTATTGCAGATTTTAACGGTTCATACGTTGTTTCATATTTTTCTATCTTTCCGTATTCTTCTTTGCTCAAGCTCAGATTTGATTTTTCAAATACTTCAAGGACTTTAATCAACACCCAAGGCGATTGCTTTAAGTCAAAATCTGCGAACAACGCAGATTTCAATGATGGATAAATGAAAGTAAATTATGATGGGAAAAATTGTCATCGCCCTGCTGTATTTGCAAAACGAGTTGTACATCATCCTCATTATCGTTCGCGTTTCGATCGAATCGATGCATCATTTTTTATTTAGGACTGGTTATAAACTTCGCGTTTCTTGATCTCTCTTGAGTAGAAAGGTTGAGACAAAGTTTATATAAAATTTGATAAATACAAGAATTAATTCGATTGAACAAACCCCTTATTGGAAGAAAACGAAATAGTAAATGTACTCATGCTGTAAACTCAAATTGTTTAAGATTTCCCTCATTTCTCGAAAAAATAGCAACCAGGCAACATTTTTACGCCAGCATAAACTTAGAGTTAACAATAACAGCCTCTAATAAACATATTTTTAACACAACTATAACAACTTCTTATCAGTGAATCTATGTTTAGTTAATATTCCTACTCTAGTTTTGAGCCATAATTAACATAGATATGAATAATAAATACTCAACAAAACTTTTTCTGCTCATTCCACTACTGATCTTTAGTTTGTTTTCTCAAGTCTTTGCACAGGGAACACAAGCTTCTATCACCGGATCCGTACGTGATGAATCGGGCAATCCAGTTACCAACACGACTATTCGCGTGCGGAATGAATCGACTGGATTTACAACTACATCAGTCACGAATGAACGTGGAAACTTTGATATCAAGCAGCTACCCCTAGGTGGTCCATATAGCGTACAAGCGAATCATATGGAAAAAGGAAACGGTTCTGCCTCCGGCATTATGTTGAACCAAGGTGACGTTTCACGCGTCAATATCAAGCTGATATCTTCAAGCACATCGCTCGATGTCGTTGAAGTGACAGCCTCATCCTTAAAGAACTCCAAAGACTATTTTGGTGCGGCTACGGCATTTTCTTCCAAAGATATTAAGTCATTGCCTGTTAATGGTCGTAATTTCACCACCTTAACAGATCTTTCTCCTTTAGCAGCGGGAGGCTCATTATCTGGACAATTAGGTTCTTCGACGAACTTTACCATCGATGGTATGAATGCTAAAAACCCGACCTCAGCAGGAGCTACTACAGCACGAAGTGGCGCTCCATATTCCATTTCTATGGAGGCGGTTCGGGAATTTAAAGTGGTGACCAATCAATATGATGTTACCTTTGGGCGCAGTGGTGGTGGAACCATTTCTGCGGTTACCAAATCTGGAACAAACACCCTATCGGGTTCCGCATTTCTATTCGGTCGCGCAGATTGGTTGACGAGCAACTATGATATTCGCGGAAACAAACGTATGGGTAGCTATTCCACCTATCAATACGGTTTCTCGCTAGGCGGTCCGATTATTAAGGATAAATTACACTTCTTCGTCGTATGGGATAGACAACAAGACAATCGCTCTTTACTTATTGCCGATTTAGGTTCTCCTGCTGATGAAATTTTATACAAGATCAACAAGACAACCTTAGATAATTTCGTCAATATCGCGCAGAATAAGTACGGTGTTGCTAAGCAGGCACAGTATGGCTCGATTAATAAAAACAGAACATCAGACGCTGCATTTCTACGTTTAGACTACCAGATCAACGAGAAAAACCTCTTGACGATCCGCAATAACATGACCTATGACTATAATCCATTGGGTCTTGGCGATAACACAAGTATCAATCTTTTGGAGTCTTACGGTAATGACAAGAACTTTGACAATAGCTTCTTGGCAACGCTTCGTACGGCGATCTCTCCACGTGTAACGAACGAGGTTAAACTACAACATTTATATGTTTATCAAAACTCGACACAGGGCGATCAAATCGGCAAGAATTATATTCCTCGTGCAATCGTAGAAAACGTAGCTTCCACGATTGATGGAAAGGAACTGGCGACAAATCTTCAAATCGGAGGTCATCGTTTTGCTCAAGAGAGTTTCAAGAACAATGTATTACAACTAACAAATAATCTATATTGGGATACAGACTTCGCCAAATATACATTTGGTTTAGATGTGATGGCAACTAACTCTAAATCAATTTACGGATCGGAAGTGAATGGCCGTTTCCACTTTACGAGTGATAAGAATGCCGTTCCTCCAATCAGTGCTTTGCAAAACTTTGAAAACTTAAAGCCATATCGTTACTATCGTGAAGTTCCATTGAAAGATGATATTGCTGTACGTGGTACGATTATGAACTTCGGACTTTACGGACAGTTAAGAAAGAACATTGCTGCAGGTTTAGAGATGACTGCAGGTTTAAGAATGGACTATGCCGCATATCCAAAGGCAACTTTCAATCAACTGGTTTATGATGAACTAAAATTGAGAACAGACAATCAATTGAGCTCATTCATTCTTCAACCAAGACTTCAATTCTCTTGGGATATCAACGAGAATCAAACGGATTACTTGCGTGTGGGAGGTGGTATCTTTGCCTCTGACATCAATAATTACATGATCATCAACAATTTGACATTTGATGGTTCTAACTTGGCAACTGTTGATGTTCGCGGAGATTTGGTTCCAACACCGGATTTTAATGCTTATCGTAACGATCCTAAAAGCATCCCAACATTGAAAAGTCAACAATTACCGACAATTAACTTCACTGGCAAAGACGCTAAAGTTCCGACGGTATACAAAGCAAACTTATCTTATACCAAACTCGTTACTGATCGTTTTAAAGTAGGTATTACGGGCTTCATGACTTTGGGAAGAAATAACTATACCTATATCGAACGTAACTTAGTTAATGATCCATTCTTCCGATTAGCGAATGAAGGCAATCGTGGCGTATACGTTCCTGCAGATAAAATCCCAACAAATGGTCAACCAGATTGGAAAGACGGTCGTGTATCAAACAAATTGGGTCGTGTATTAGAATTAACAAGCTTAGGCAAGGTAAATCAATATGCGGTCGTATTAGATGCAACTTACCAATACTTCAGAGATGGTGCAGTTAGCGCGAGTTACACGTGGAATGACACAAAAGATAATACGTCTTTCAACGGAAACGTAGCGAACACGGCTACTTTAGTACAGCCTGTAATGGATGATCCGCGTAACTTAAGTGCTATAACCTATTCAGACAATCAATTCCGTCATAAAGCAGTAGTTTATGGTACAGCGCCAACATTTTATGGCTTCCAATTCGGTTTCCGTTTCACTGGTGTTGCAGGAACACGTTACACGCTCCGTTCTGGTGGAAATACCAATGGTGACTTTGTAACTTCAGATAATGACTTAGCATTTATCTTCGATCCAAATAATGCAAACACTCCAGATGCAATCAAGAAAGGAATACAAGGGATTTTAGACAATCCAGAAGCTGCACAAAGCATGAAAGACCTGTTGACAACATACTCAGGTCGCATTGCTGAACGTAATGCTGGTATCAATGATTTCTTTGGAACAATTGATTTACGTCTATCTAAGAATATACGTTTCTACAAAACACATGGTCTAGAGTTATCAATGGAAGTTTTCAACTTTATGAACATGCTAAATAAAGAGTGGGGAGTTAACCATGCTCTAGGAAACCAAGCGCTTTACAAAGTCGACGGGTTTAACAAGGCGACACAACAATATAATTATTCCGTAAATAGCGTTGGTGCTAAAGGATTCTCAGGAAATCCTTTCCAAGCGCAATTCGGAGTTCGATATGCATTCTAATTCAATAATATAATCAACCTTAGATAGAGAGCATCCTTCGGGATGCTCTTTCTTTTTTTCGACATTACCTTTTTTAATATCTTAGCTATGTCTACGCAATCATAGCCCCGCTAATAAGGGGGGATTAACTAAATCGCACACGAAAACTTAGCTCAATGAAAACAATAATCTACTATCGTCACATAAAACGGTATGCATCGTTTCAAAGGATAGTTTTCGACCAATAGAAAATCTGGTTAACAATGTTTAGTATTATGCTATGAGCGACGCGTTTTTAGATTGACTAATCAAATTAATGGACCTAGTGACGGTAGTATAAAAACGAACTGATAGTCAGCCAACTAGAATTAAACAATTAAAAGTGTATTTTTTACACTATGTAGAAGAATGCTATTATTTTTTATCCTAACTTTGCATCAAAATTGAATGAAATGACAAGCATATCTCCCAGCAGTCAACTGATAACCCCTTCCGCAAAGAGTAGAATCCGTTTGGCTGTTGCTTTATTTTACTTTGGTCAAGGTTTGGGTTTTGCCTCATGGGCAAGCCGCATTCCAACGATTAAGACCGCCCTAGGACTATCAGAAGCCGAATTAGGAACAATTCTTCTCATGCTTCCGATAGGACAGTTGATAACAATGCCACTATCTGCAGCCTTAGTCAACCGATTTGGGAGTAAAGTAATTTTACCATTCGCAGCAATTATCTATGCGTTGATTTTAATTCCAATCGGGCTATCACCAAATGCTTGGTATTTGGGTGCATCATTATTCTTCTACGGTGTTGCAGGTAACTTATGTAATATATCTGTGAATACACAAGGAGTTCTTGCCGAAGATATGTATGGCAAATCCATTATGTCTTCATTCCATGGAGCTTGGAGTCTTGCTGGTTTCACCGGCGCCTTAATTGGATTGCTGACAATCAACTTTGGATTTAATACTTTCACGCATTTTATTGTGATTGTAGCTCTATTAATCGGTAATATACTTTGGAATAAATCATTCTTAATTCCGGAGGAAAACAAATCGGAAACGGGCGCTAAAAAAACGAAGTATAAACCTGATGGACTTATCATTCAATTAGGTATCATCGGTTTCTTCTCTATGGCAACCGAGGGAGCGATGTTTGATTGGAGCGGTGTATACTTCCACGATGTGGTACATGCACCAGAGAAATTAGTCACTTTAGGCTATGCCTCTTTTATGATTATGATGGCAACCGGAAGGTTTATTGGCGATTATATCATCAGCAAATTCGGCAGACAGCGAACACTACAAGTTTCTGGTATATTGATGTTTGTCGGTATGTTGTCCTCAGTCGTATTTCCAAATCTTTGGGTCTGTACTTTAGCTTTCATGTTGGTGGGCCTTGGTGTTGCGTGTAACGTCCCTACAGTATATTCAGTAACTGGAAAGCATAAGACAATCCCTGCGGGCGTAGCATTAGCTATGGTATCTAGTATATCATTCCTAGGCTTCTTGATGGGTCCCCCATTAATTGGTTATGTCGCCGAACTATTTAGCTTACGCTATTCTTTCGCTCTATTTTCTATTTTTGGCTTCTTAATGTTTATTATGACAAGTCGCCTAAAAGTTTTTAAAGATCAATAATTAAGGCTTCACGGCCATTAACTTGGCGAGTTCCTTCTTCGATATTTTTAACACTGTACCATGCCGAATTCCGTTCGGCATGTTTAGTTTATCGGAATTATCTTTCCAGGTTTTCAAGTCATTTGATTGGATAACCCCATAATGCTTGTCTACATATTTATCAAAATAAATTGTCCATATGCCCTTATCAAACATTACTGTTGGCCCTTCTGCCCAATAATCACCAGTAATCGGACTGCTCGCCTCGCCATAAGGCCCTTCCAGTTCATCGGCAAACGCCAACTTTAAATTTTTCGCCGCAGGCTCTCTGGTTTCATCTTTAATAACCATCATCCATTTACCTTTGTAGGGTAATATCGTTGCATCAATACAATTGAAGCCTGGATCATAGAGCAATTGTGTTTCTGTAAAAGTTTTGAAATTCTGCGTTGTGGTATAATACATTCTATGG encodes:
- a CDS encoding phage integrase SAM-like domain-containing protein → MYIRVTICGISKEISLGVKINPKDWDIKSKRVKKTEPSYKTINSKIIQPQVDLDRHFNALQTHVARVTPDMVKNAYLGKTEAKAKQEQSEKGKDTILYAFDEFIERFEKMADKGLRSYETLKHWLTTKKKEESFLVRKYRAKDLALNKIAPTFGDHFYDYLTLEVKVPLAKPSAKKHIKNTKQIIKSGVKKNLIAASLNKDKRGGLASSRGFMTNDSLKSCSLSRLDQHIDQQNNILSIDLQLYFLKLTMTLFRNR
- a CDS encoding TonB-dependent receptor; its protein translation is MNNKYSTKLFLLIPLLIFSLFSQVFAQGTQASITGSVRDESGNPVTNTTIRVRNESTGFTTTSVTNERGNFDIKQLPLGGPYSVQANHMEKGNGSASGIMLNQGDVSRVNIKLISSSTSLDVVEVTASSLKNSKDYFGAATAFSSKDIKSLPVNGRNFTTLTDLSPLAAGGSLSGQLGSSTNFTIDGMNAKNPTSAGATTARSGAPYSISMEAVREFKVVTNQYDVTFGRSGGGTISAVTKSGTNTLSGSAFLFGRADWLTSNYDIRGNKRMGSYSTYQYGFSLGGPIIKDKLHFFVVWDRQQDNRSLLIADLGSPADEILYKINKTTLDNFVNIAQNKYGVAKQAQYGSINKNRTSDAAFLRLDYQINEKNLLTIRNNMTYDYNPLGLGDNTSINLLESYGNDKNFDNSFLATLRTAISPRVTNEVKLQHLYVYQNSTQGDQIGKNYIPRAIVENVASTIDGKELATNLQIGGHRFAQESFKNNVLQLTNNLYWDTDFAKYTFGLDVMATNSKSIYGSEVNGRFHFTSDKNAVPPISALQNFENLKPYRYYREVPLKDDIAVRGTIMNFGLYGQLRKNIAAGLEMTAGLRMDYAAYPKATFNQLVYDELKLRTDNQLSSFILQPRLQFSWDINENQTDYLRVGGGIFASDINNYMIINNLTFDGSNLATVDVRGDLVPTPDFNAYRNDPKSIPTLKSQQLPTINFTGKDAKVPTVYKANLSYTKLVTDRFKVGITGFMTLGRNNYTYIERNLVNDPFFRLANEGNRGVYVPADKIPTNGQPDWKDGRVSNKLGRVLELTSLGKVNQYAVVLDATYQYFRDGAVSASYTWNDTKDNTSFNGNVANTATLVQPVMDDPRNLSAITYSDNQFRHKAVVYGTAPTFYGFQFGFRFTGVAGTRYTLRSGGNTNGDFVTSDNDLAFIFDPNNANTPDAIKKGIQGILDNPEAAQSMKDLLTTYSGRIAERNAGINDFFGTIDLRLSKNIRFYKTHGLELSMEVFNFMNMLNKEWGVNHALGNQALYKVDGFNKATQQYNYSVNSVGAKGFSGNPFQAQFGVRYAF
- a CDS encoding MFS transporter; amino-acid sequence: MTSISPSSQLITPSAKSRIRLAVALFYFGQGLGFASWASRIPTIKTALGLSEAELGTILLMLPIGQLITMPLSAALVNRFGSKVILPFAAIIYALILIPIGLSPNAWYLGASLFFYGVAGNLCNISVNTQGVLAEDMYGKSIMSSFHGAWSLAGFTGALIGLLTINFGFNTFTHFIVIVALLIGNILWNKSFLIPEENKSETGAKKTKYKPDGLIIQLGIIGFFSMATEGAMFDWSGVYFHDVVHAPEKLVTLGYASFMIMMATGRFIGDYIISKFGRQRTLQVSGILMFVGMLSSVVFPNLWVCTLAFMLVGLGVACNVPTVYSVTGKHKTIPAGVALAMVSSISFLGFLMGPPLIGYVAELFSLRYSFALFSIFGFLMFIMTSRLKVFKDQ